A stretch of DNA from Cupriavidus taiwanensis:
AGCAATGCCGGCGCGCGGCCCAACGTGCTGCTGATCCTGGACAACGCCTCCGCATGGAATGCTAATGCGCAGGTCGATTGCGAGACGCCGGGCGTGGTCGGCCCCAACAACCAGAACAATAACGTCGGCGCCGAGCAGTGCGCGTTGTACAAGGCGGTGTCGGACCTGATCAACGACGACAATACCAACGGCAAGATCAACCTTGGCGTGATGATGTTCGGCGGCAGCAATAACTCCGGCGCCCAGTTCCGCTTCCCCAGCGTCACGCCACCGACCGCGCCGTCAGGGCTGGTGCTGCTGGACCGGACCACTGGTGGCCCGGCGATGCTCGAATTCATCAAAAGCATCGACCGCACCAAGGACAGCTCCAACAACTCGCAGGTCGGCGGCGCCATGCAGGAAGCCTGGGCGTTCTTTTCCGGCAAGACGGGACTGTCAGGAACCACCTACAAGTCGCCGATCACCAATCCGTGCCAGAAGAACTTCATCATCTACATCGCCAACGCGCTCAACAACGGCAAGCCGCAGGACACGGGGCAGGATGCCTACAACAAGCTCAGGGAGGCCGGCGCCACCGCCGCGCAGCTGACGCCGATCCCGCTGTCCAAGGCCAACAACATCGACAACTGGGGCGATGAATGGGCGCGCTTCCTTAACGGCATGGACCTCAACGCCACCAACAACGCGGGTTCGGCCACGGCGACGCGCCAGAACATCATCACCTACACCATTGGCGTCACTGACGGCAGCAAGCAGAGCCTGGACTACCTCGAGTTCGTCAACAGCATGGCCAGCAAGGGCGGTGGCGGCAACTTCACGGTCCGCGCCGGCGACGACGACGCGCTGGCCAAGGCGCTGAAGGACATCTTCAACGAGATGCAGGCGGTCAACAACGTGTTCGCCTCGGTCAGCCTTCCGGTCAGCGTGAACGGGCAGGGCTCGTACCTGAACCAGGTCTATATCGGCATGTTCCGCCCGGACGGCAAGGCCCGCCCGCGCTGGGTCGGCAACCTGAAGCAGTACAAGCTGGGCTACGACACCAATGGCAACCTGGTGATGCTCGACGCCGGCTTGCCCGGCGGCAGCGAGCAGACCTCGAAGAGCGCGATCAGCAATGCCGGCACCGGGTTTATCTCGCCCAACGCGCGCAGCTACTGGACCGAGGACCCACCCACGCAGGTGGCCAGTTCCAGCATCGTGACCGACTGGCCGGCCGACGGCTTCTGGAAGAACGCCTCGGCGCAGCTGCGCAATGCCAAGGACGCGCCCGACGGCGAGATCGTCGAAAAGGGCGGCGCCGGCGAAATGCTGCGCGCAGACTACCTGACCAGCCAGAGCGGGCGCCGGCTGCTGACCTGTGCCAATGCCAAGTGCAGCAAGGGCACGGCGCTGGCCGGCTTCAATGCCGCCAACAAGGCCCTGACCGAGGGCAACGGCCCGTCGCTGCTGAAGACCACGGCGGCGGACGTGGCCAACATGATCGACTGGGTGCGCGGCAAGGACGTCTTTGCCGCGTTGACCGGCACCGACCCGAAGAAGGAAGCCGAGCCCGGCCCCGGTGGCAACGTCACGGTGCGCGGCTCGATCCACGGCGACGTGCTGCATTCGCGCCCGGTGGTGGTCGACTACGGCGGCAGCACCGGCGTGGTGGTGTTCTACGGCGCCAATGACGGCGTGTTCCACGCCGTCAACGGCAACCGCACGGGCGCGATTTCCACCAGCACCGGCACCGTGCGCGCCGGCGGCGAACTGTGGGGCTTTATCCCGCCCGAGTTCTACGGCAAGCTGGCGCGGCTCTACAACAATGCGCCCGAGGTGCGGCTGACCGGCAGCCCGGAGGACACCGCCGAGATCCAGTTCACGCCGCGCGACTATTTCTTCGACGGCACCACCACGGTCTACCAGAATCTGAGCAACCCTGCCGCGCCCGAGGTGACCATCTACCTGACCGCGCGGCGCGGTGGCCGCCTGGTGTATGCGCTCGACGTCAGCGACCCGGCGCAGCCGAAGTACCTGTGGAGCAAGACCAGTGCCGACATCCCGGAACTGGGCCAGACCTGGTCGCAGCCGCGCGTGATGCGCGTGCGCGGCTACCGCTCGCCGGTGCTGATCATGGGCGCGGGCTACGACCCGGACGGCGAAGACAGCGATCCGGCGCTCGGTGGCGAGCCCACGGCGACCAACCAGCAGGGCCGCGGCGTGCTCGTGCTCGACGCCGGCACGGGCGATGTGGTGTGGGCCGCCCTGGCGAACTGCAGCGGCATCACCACCGGCACCTGCGTCACCATCGGCAGCCGCGCGATTCCGTCGGACGTGGCCGTGGTCGATCGCAACGGCGATGGCTATGCCGACAAGGCCTATGTCGGCGACCTGGGCGGCAATGTCTGGCGCATCGACTTCGGCGCGCTGGAAACCGACGTGCCGTCGACATGGAGCATCGGCAAGCTGGCCCAGCTGGGCGGCGCGGTGAATAGCAACGACGCGCGCAAGTTCCTCTATCCGCCCGATGTGGTCGCCACCGGCAAGTACGACGCCGTGATGATCGCCTCAGGCGACCGCGAAAAGCCGCTCTATTCGCTGAGCCAGACCCCGGGCGCGGCGCAGAACGTGCGCAACCGCTTCTACATGGTCAAGGACCCGAATGTCGACGGCAAGCCGCCGGCAACGTGGGCCGCGGTCAAGGAGGCCGATCTGGTCGATGCAACCAGCGTGGCCTACCGCGATACCGCGACGGCGAGCGGTTTCTACCTGGCGCTCGAAGCCGGCGAGAAGGCGGTCAATGCGCCGCTGACGGTGGCCGGCTACACCTACTTCGGCACCAACACGCCTTCCAAGGTCCTGCCCGGCGCCTGCTACCCCGACCTGGGCGTGGCGCGTGGCTATGCGGTGTCGTTCCTGACCGGGCTGGGCATGAACAACGGGCCGCGCTATGTCACCTTCGACAACGGCGGGCTGCCGCCGTCGCCGGTGTTCGGCATGGTGTCGGTCACGCAGACCGATGGCTCGACCCGGCTGGTGCCGGTGCTGATCGGTGGCGGCAAGGCGGGCGGCGGCGGCGGCGACGACAAGTCTTCGCTGGGCGGGCAGGAAGTGAAGCCCGCCAGCGCCGGCAAGCGCAAGCGCACCTACTGGTACACGCAGAGCGACAAGACCTGAGCGCCGGCCCTTGCGCGCGGCTACTGCGGCGCCGCCACCGTCGTCCCGCCTTCCTCCTGCCACCATCCACCTCCGAGCGCCTGCAGCAGCGCCGCCGAATCCGCCAGCCGGTCGGCGCGCGCCTGCGCCAGGTCCAGCGCGGCCTGGCGCGACTGCCGCTCGGCATCCAGCAGCGCCAGCTGGCTGACGCCGCCGAGGCGATACTGCTCCGACACCACCGCCAGCGTA
This window harbors:
- a CDS encoding pilus assembly protein; this translates as MSMPARRLRAYAACATALFGLAAAPAAQAEDIDLFTGLQSNAGARPNVLLILDNASAWNANAQVDCETPGVVGPNNQNNNVGAEQCALYKAVSDLINDDNTNGKINLGVMMFGGSNNSGAQFRFPSVTPPTAPSGLVLLDRTTGGPAMLEFIKSIDRTKDSSNNSQVGGAMQEAWAFFSGKTGLSGTTYKSPITNPCQKNFIIYIANALNNGKPQDTGQDAYNKLREAGATAAQLTPIPLSKANNIDNWGDEWARFLNGMDLNATNNAGSATATRQNIITYTIGVTDGSKQSLDYLEFVNSMASKGGGGNFTVRAGDDDALAKALKDIFNEMQAVNNVFASVSLPVSVNGQGSYLNQVYIGMFRPDGKARPRWVGNLKQYKLGYDTNGNLVMLDAGLPGGSEQTSKSAISNAGTGFISPNARSYWTEDPPTQVASSSIVTDWPADGFWKNASAQLRNAKDAPDGEIVEKGGAGEMLRADYLTSQSGRRLLTCANAKCSKGTALAGFNAANKALTEGNGPSLLKTTAADVANMIDWVRGKDVFAALTGTDPKKEAEPGPGGNVTVRGSIHGDVLHSRPVVVDYGGSTGVVVFYGANDGVFHAVNGNRTGAISTSTGTVRAGGELWGFIPPEFYGKLARLYNNAPEVRLTGSPEDTAEIQFTPRDYFFDGTTTVYQNLSNPAAPEVTIYLTARRGGRLVYALDVSDPAQPKYLWSKTSADIPELGQTWSQPRVMRVRGYRSPVLIMGAGYDPDGEDSDPALGGEPTATNQQGRGVLVLDAGTGDVVWAALANCSGITTGTCVTIGSRAIPSDVAVVDRNGDGYADKAYVGDLGGNVWRIDFGALETDVPSTWSIGKLAQLGGAVNSNDARKFLYPPDVVATGKYDAVMIASGDREKPLYSLSQTPGAAQNVRNRFYMVKDPNVDGKPPATWAAVKEADLVDATSVAYRDTATASGFYLALEAGEKAVNAPLTVAGYTYFGTNTPSKVLPGACYPDLGVARGYAVSFLTGLGMNNGPRYVTFDNGGLPPSPVFGMVSVTQTDGSTRLVPVLIGGGKAGGGGGDDKSSLGGQEVKPASAGKRKRTYWYTQSDKT